From a single Sulfolobus sp. E5-1-F genomic region:
- a CDS encoding DUF4364 family protein — MQLQRRKRGEMEIILDILKSCDPECGVTRVIYGAGINYAVAQKYLDQLIKTGALSIKTENGKRLYEITEKGKLLRAHIEEFIKIRENLYYAREKVIELLKPNVDKQ; from the coding sequence ATGCAACTTCAACGGCGTAAAAGAGGAGAAATGGAAATAATACTTGATATATTGAAAAGTTGCGATCCTGAATGCGGTGTTACAAGGGTTATATATGGCGCTGGCATAAATTATGCAGTAGCTCAGAAATATTTAGATCAATTAATAAAAACAGGTGCTTTAAGCATTAAAACTGAAAATGGAAAGAGGCTCTATGAAATAACTGAAAAGGGTAAATTGTTGAGGGCACATATTGAGGAGTTTATAAAGATAAGAGAGAATTTGTATTATGCTAGGGAGAAAGTCATCGAACTTTTAAAACCCAACGTGGATAAACAATAA